A stretch of Triticum aestivum cultivar Chinese Spring chromosome 1D, IWGSC CS RefSeq v2.1, whole genome shotgun sequence DNA encodes these proteins:
- the LOC123181730 gene encoding probable AMP deaminase isoform X2 → MDSASASASYKLQLACAALVGASAAAASAYYLHCRAVAQLSGDIVRNSAAAAKGDRERRRPREAAGRNPPPPRRAAAGSSSLPDLSSIYAAGGVARGYPVEEYDDGDGEGVGAYVDEALLAAAAYMQIPTGLPRLQVGPEGNKQIVRSGSSRRVGLIRPNSPKSPFASASTLESVEGSDEDAAMKVNGKLDNGHASTNRNLEGEHKGNSVVENGAGTPLDAKNMTRSHSISNDLHAVQPDPVAADILRKEPQQESFIKLLTAPHEIPSPDEIEVYKILQKCLELRDCYLFREEVAPWEKEVINDPCTPKPNPNPFTFVPESKSEHVFQMVDGVVQVYADKDQRIYPVADATTFFTDLHYVLRMTAAGNTRTVCHNRLNLLEHKFKFHLMLNADREFLAQKTAPHRDFYNVRKVDTHVHHSACMNQKHLLRFIKSKLRKEPDEVVIFRDGTYMTLKEVFESLDLTGYDLNVDLLDVHADKSTFHRFDKFNLKYNPCGQSRLREIFLKQDNLIQGRFLAELTMQVFSDLNASKYQMAEYRISIYGRKQSEWDQLASWIVNNELYSENVVWLIQIPRLYNVYQQMGIVTSFQNLLDNIFLPLFEVTIDPASHPQLHVFLKQVVGLDLVDDESKPERRPTKHMPTPEEWTNVFNPAFSYYAYYCYANLYTLNKLRESKGMNTIKFRPHAGEAGDVDHLAATFLLCHSISHGINLRKSPVLQYLYYLGQIGLAMSPLSNNSLFLDYHRNPFPMFFQRGLNVSLSTDDPLQIHLTKEPLVEEYSIAASLWKLSSCDLCEIARNSVYQSGFSHALKAHWIGKNYYKRGPSGNDIHRTNVPTIRIEFRDLIWRDEMQLVYLNNVILPDEVDQ, encoded by the exons AtggactccgcctccgcctccgcctcctacAAACTGCAGCTCGCCTGCGCCGCACTCGTGGGCGCCtccgcggccgccgcctccgcctacTACCTGCACTGCCGCGCCGTCGCGCAGCTCAGCGGCGACATCGTCCgcaactccgccgccgccgccaaaggCGACCGGGAGCGGCGGCGCCCACGCGAGGCCGCCGGGAGGAACCCCCCtcccccgcgccgcgccgccgccggctcctCCTCGCTCCCCGACCTCTCCTCCATCTACGCCGCCGGCGGCGTCGCCAGGGGGTACCCTGTGGAGGAGTACGACGACGGCGATGGGGAGGGGGTGGGGGCGTACGTGGACGaggcgctcctcgccgccgccgcctacaTGCAGATCCCCACGGGCTTGCCGAGGCTGCAAGTGGGGCCCGAGG GCAATAAACAAATTGTTCGTTCGGGTTCAAGCAGACGGGTTGGATTAATCAGACCAAATTCACCCAAGTCCCCTTTTGCTAGTGCAAGTACTTTAGAGAGTGTAGAGGGGTCTGATGAGGATGCCGCGATGAAAGTCAACGGCAAACTTGATAATGGCCATGCGAGCACAAACAGAAATCTT GAGGGAGAACACAAAGGAAATTCAGTTGTGGAGAATGGGGCTGGAACACCATTAGATGCAAAAAACATGACTCGGTCTCATAgtatatccaatgatcttcatgcgGTTCAACCTGATCCAGTTGCTGCAGATATTCTTCGAAAAGAACCTCAGCAAGAATCATTTATCAAGCTGTTAACTGCACCTCATG agattccatctcctGATGAAATAGAGGTCTACAAAATCCTTCAGAAGTGTCTCGAGTTAAGAGATTGTTACCTTTTTAGAGAAGAGGTCGCTCCATGGGAGAAGGAGGTCATAAATGACCCCTGTACACCAAAACCTAATCCTAACCCATTCACTTTTGTGCCTGAATCAAAATCAGAG CATGTTTTCCAAATGGTCGATGGTGTTGTCCAAGTCTATGCGGATAAAGACC AAAggatttatcctgttgctgatgcTACAACCTTTTTCACCGACTTACATTATGTTCTCCGGATGACTGCCGCGGGGAACACAAGAACTGTCTGCCATAACCGATTGAATCTTCTAGAACAT AAGTTCAAATTTCATCTGATGTTAAACGCGGACAGGGAGTTTCTTGCCCAAAAAACTGCACCACATCGTGATTTTTACAATGTTAGGAAGGTCGACACTCATGTTCACCACTCAGCATGCATGAATCAGAAACATTTGCTGAGATTCATCAAGTCCAAACTGAGAAAAGAACCTGATGAG GTTGTTATTTTCAGAGATGGTACATATATGACTTTGAAGGAGGTTTTTGAGAGCTTGGACTTAACTGG GTATGACTTGAATGTTGATTTGCTAGATGTCCATGCGGACAAAAGTACGTTTCATCGTTTTGACAAATTCAACCTTAAATACAATCCATGTGGCCAAAGTAGGCTACGGGAGATTTTCCTTAAACAGGACAATCTTATTCAAG GACGATTTCTTGCTGAGCTGACGATGCAAGTTTTTTCTGACCTTAATGCAAGCAAGTATCAG ATGGCTGAATATAGGATTTCAATCTATGGGAGGAAGCAAAGTGAGTGGGACCAACTTGCGAGTTGGATAGTAAACAATGAATTGTACAGTGAAAATGTTGTTTGGTTGATTCAG ATTCCACGCTTATATAACGTGTACCAGCAAATGGGCATTGTTACATCATTTCAAAATCTTCTTGACAACATTTTCCTTCCTCTGTTTGAGGTTACTATTGATCCAGCTTCGCACCCGCAGCTTCATGTCTTCCTAAAGCAG GTCGTAGGGTTAGATTTGGTTGATGATGAGAGTAAACCTGAAAGGCGTCCAACTAAGCACATGCCTACACCTGAAGAATGGACGAATGTCTTCAACCCAGCATTTTCATATTATGCATACTACTGCTATGCTAACTTGTACACACTGAACAAG CTGCGTGAGTCAAAGGGGATGAATACTATCAAATTCCGTCCACATGCCGGTGAG GCTGGAGACGTTGATCACTTGGCAGCAACATTTCTTCTTTGTCACAGTATATCACATGGAATCAATTTAAGGAAGTCTCCTGTGCTTCAATATCTGTACTACCTTGGTCAG ATTGGTCTGGCAATGTCCCCTCTCAGCAACAACTCCTTGTTTCTTGATTACCATCGGAACCCTTTTCCTATGTTTTTCCAACGAGGACTGAATGTCTCGCTGTCCACGGATGATCCATTGCAAATTCATCTGACAAAAGAGCCATTGGTGGAAGAATACAGCATCGCTGCCTCG CTATGGAAGCTCAGTTCTTGTGATCTATGTGAAATTGCGAGAAATTCTGTGTATCAATCAGGGTTTTCACATGCTCTCAAG GCACATTGGATTGGCAAGAACTACTACAAGAGAGGCCCTTCAGGGAACGATATCCACAGAACAAATGTGCCCACCATCAGGATCGAATTCAGGGACCTG ATCTGGAGAGACGAAATGCAGCTCGTCTACCTCAACAACGTCATCTTGCCCGACGAGGTGGACCAGTAA
- the LOC123181730 gene encoding probable AMP deaminase isoform X1, with the protein MDSASASASYKLQLACAALVGASAAAASAYYLHCRAVAQLSGDIVRNSAAAAKGDRERRRPREAAGRNPPPPRRAAAGSSSLPDLSSIYAAGGVARGYPVEEYDDGDGEGVGAYVDEALLAAAAYMQIPTGLPRLQVGPEGNKQIVRSGSSRRVGLIRPNSPKSPFASASTLESVEGSDEDAAMKVNGKLDNGHASTNRNLEGEHKGNSVVENGAGTPLDAKNMTRSHSISNDLHAVQPDPVAADILRKEPQQESFIKLLTAPHEIPSPDEIEVYKILQKCLELRDCYLFREEVAPWEKEVINDPCTPKPNPNPFTFVPESKSEHVFQMVDGVVQVYADKDRTERIYPVADATTFFTDLHYVLRMTAAGNTRTVCHNRLNLLEHKFKFHLMLNADREFLAQKTAPHRDFYNVRKVDTHVHHSACMNQKHLLRFIKSKLRKEPDEVVIFRDGTYMTLKEVFESLDLTGYDLNVDLLDVHADKSTFHRFDKFNLKYNPCGQSRLREIFLKQDNLIQGRFLAELTMQVFSDLNASKYQMAEYRISIYGRKQSEWDQLASWIVNNELYSENVVWLIQIPRLYNVYQQMGIVTSFQNLLDNIFLPLFEVTIDPASHPQLHVFLKQVVGLDLVDDESKPERRPTKHMPTPEEWTNVFNPAFSYYAYYCYANLYTLNKLRESKGMNTIKFRPHAGEAGDVDHLAATFLLCHSISHGINLRKSPVLQYLYYLGQIGLAMSPLSNNSLFLDYHRNPFPMFFQRGLNVSLSTDDPLQIHLTKEPLVEEYSIAASLWKLSSCDLCEIARNSVYQSGFSHALKAHWIGKNYYKRGPSGNDIHRTNVPTIRIEFRDLIWRDEMQLVYLNNVILPDEVDQ; encoded by the exons AtggactccgcctccgcctccgcctcctacAAACTGCAGCTCGCCTGCGCCGCACTCGTGGGCGCCtccgcggccgccgcctccgcctacTACCTGCACTGCCGCGCCGTCGCGCAGCTCAGCGGCGACATCGTCCgcaactccgccgccgccgccaaaggCGACCGGGAGCGGCGGCGCCCACGCGAGGCCGCCGGGAGGAACCCCCCtcccccgcgccgcgccgccgccggctcctCCTCGCTCCCCGACCTCTCCTCCATCTACGCCGCCGGCGGCGTCGCCAGGGGGTACCCTGTGGAGGAGTACGACGACGGCGATGGGGAGGGGGTGGGGGCGTACGTGGACGaggcgctcctcgccgccgccgcctacaTGCAGATCCCCACGGGCTTGCCGAGGCTGCAAGTGGGGCCCGAGG GCAATAAACAAATTGTTCGTTCGGGTTCAAGCAGACGGGTTGGATTAATCAGACCAAATTCACCCAAGTCCCCTTTTGCTAGTGCAAGTACTTTAGAGAGTGTAGAGGGGTCTGATGAGGATGCCGCGATGAAAGTCAACGGCAAACTTGATAATGGCCATGCGAGCACAAACAGAAATCTT GAGGGAGAACACAAAGGAAATTCAGTTGTGGAGAATGGGGCTGGAACACCATTAGATGCAAAAAACATGACTCGGTCTCATAgtatatccaatgatcttcatgcgGTTCAACCTGATCCAGTTGCTGCAGATATTCTTCGAAAAGAACCTCAGCAAGAATCATTTATCAAGCTGTTAACTGCACCTCATG agattccatctcctGATGAAATAGAGGTCTACAAAATCCTTCAGAAGTGTCTCGAGTTAAGAGATTGTTACCTTTTTAGAGAAGAGGTCGCTCCATGGGAGAAGGAGGTCATAAATGACCCCTGTACACCAAAACCTAATCCTAACCCATTCACTTTTGTGCCTGAATCAAAATCAGAG CATGTTTTCCAAATGGTCGATGGTGTTGTCCAAGTCTATGCGGATAAAGACC GAACAGAAAggatttatcctgttgctgatgcTACAACCTTTTTCACCGACTTACATTATGTTCTCCGGATGACTGCCGCGGGGAACACAAGAACTGTCTGCCATAACCGATTGAATCTTCTAGAACAT AAGTTCAAATTTCATCTGATGTTAAACGCGGACAGGGAGTTTCTTGCCCAAAAAACTGCACCACATCGTGATTTTTACAATGTTAGGAAGGTCGACACTCATGTTCACCACTCAGCATGCATGAATCAGAAACATTTGCTGAGATTCATCAAGTCCAAACTGAGAAAAGAACCTGATGAG GTTGTTATTTTCAGAGATGGTACATATATGACTTTGAAGGAGGTTTTTGAGAGCTTGGACTTAACTGG GTATGACTTGAATGTTGATTTGCTAGATGTCCATGCGGACAAAAGTACGTTTCATCGTTTTGACAAATTCAACCTTAAATACAATCCATGTGGCCAAAGTAGGCTACGGGAGATTTTCCTTAAACAGGACAATCTTATTCAAG GACGATTTCTTGCTGAGCTGACGATGCAAGTTTTTTCTGACCTTAATGCAAGCAAGTATCAG ATGGCTGAATATAGGATTTCAATCTATGGGAGGAAGCAAAGTGAGTGGGACCAACTTGCGAGTTGGATAGTAAACAATGAATTGTACAGTGAAAATGTTGTTTGGTTGATTCAG ATTCCACGCTTATATAACGTGTACCAGCAAATGGGCATTGTTACATCATTTCAAAATCTTCTTGACAACATTTTCCTTCCTCTGTTTGAGGTTACTATTGATCCAGCTTCGCACCCGCAGCTTCATGTCTTCCTAAAGCAG GTCGTAGGGTTAGATTTGGTTGATGATGAGAGTAAACCTGAAAGGCGTCCAACTAAGCACATGCCTACACCTGAAGAATGGACGAATGTCTTCAACCCAGCATTTTCATATTATGCATACTACTGCTATGCTAACTTGTACACACTGAACAAG CTGCGTGAGTCAAAGGGGATGAATACTATCAAATTCCGTCCACATGCCGGTGAG GCTGGAGACGTTGATCACTTGGCAGCAACATTTCTTCTTTGTCACAGTATATCACATGGAATCAATTTAAGGAAGTCTCCTGTGCTTCAATATCTGTACTACCTTGGTCAG ATTGGTCTGGCAATGTCCCCTCTCAGCAACAACTCCTTGTTTCTTGATTACCATCGGAACCCTTTTCCTATGTTTTTCCAACGAGGACTGAATGTCTCGCTGTCCACGGATGATCCATTGCAAATTCATCTGACAAAAGAGCCATTGGTGGAAGAATACAGCATCGCTGCCTCG CTATGGAAGCTCAGTTCTTGTGATCTATGTGAAATTGCGAGAAATTCTGTGTATCAATCAGGGTTTTCACATGCTCTCAAG GCACATTGGATTGGCAAGAACTACTACAAGAGAGGCCCTTCAGGGAACGATATCCACAGAACAAATGTGCCCACCATCAGGATCGAATTCAGGGACCTG ATCTGGAGAGACGAAATGCAGCTCGTCTACCTCAACAACGTCATCTTGCCCGACGAGGTGGACCAGTAA